TGTTAAGATAATTATCTAGCTATATCATTACCGATCCAGTTTTCAAATGTTATTCGTGTGATGACGCCCATCTTTGCGCCATCAACCCAACAGTATATGCAAAGGCAGTCCTTTGTCCAAAGGGTCACTTGTGCAGCGTTATTCGCAGAGAAATACCAGGTGTAAAAAATTGCATGAATGCATTATTAATGAGTAACAAATTATTAATTGTTATTGTAACATATGTTACAATGAAAGTTGTTAATTTCATGAAATCGGATGCAGTTAAAAGTTCCGGGATAAAGACAGCAGGTCAGTCATCAACATCTACTAGGTAAGTTTACTCCAAATTCAAGATTGATTGGTTTTCAAACTATTTGTGAGAAAATGCAGTTCGACTAGCCAAGTGTCCATTTGGCGCGGTTGCAAATCACCCGTCTCCGAGGAGATGACGCACAACTTAAACGGTTATATGATCCACAAGCATTTCTGTGCGAAAGATCTGTGTAATCACGGTGACGGACGTAAGGATAAAGACTTTTCCCTGTCCATGTCCGTATTTCAAAATATGGGTCCTGTTCCATTTAGTTCTCAGATGCTACGAATGTAATGGCGTAGGAATAAACGACAAATGCATGGTAGATCCCTCAGCCGTTGCAAAACAGGTGATATGTGCTCCAAACGAGACTTGTTACGTGAAACGATCGACGATAGACGAGAATTCCGTAGTTCCATCTAATGGCGGACAATGGGTTTCACGAGGTTGCATTGTTTCGGATGTCGTTGGATTAATGAAATATAGGTAACTTGTTTGGATGGTATTATGACGATAGAGGCCGGTTTTGTTGATTATTAGGAATTCTTCCTTTAAAATACAGATCAAACGATAGCGTCAATGTGTTCTGTCGAATCGGTGATTTGTGCAACAGGATGGATGCCCTAAAGATAACAGTTGATTCTACTTCAGGTACTAGTGCCCTtcttctttctgatttttattcaattttcataACATAAATAATcctgatgatttttttttagaattacGTAGTTCGTTAACAAGTCTCGGTCTGACCTTCCTTTTGACTCTGCTCTTATGATTCTAAGCTGATGGGAAAATTGTGTGCCCAAATATTGTCAGACtggttgtatttaaacaagcacaaacgaatacaacaagtgatgacttaaatctaaagaATGGTTTTACTCGAAAAAgaggggataaccattaccaaaagttggagaagtgtctgaagacctcttggaaaccagggaactcctctaacggagcccagctccgggagctcacccgatggagactcatctaacgcagatttggGGCAGAGTTtcataccgtcgcgcgaattactccccttccggactgcgtatctgcgtatctttcttagaggggacttctcccgattatttttcaccacgatcgcagcgttgtccaaggagcggatgactcatctctgcgaagagataaccaatctcccttttcacccacGACAGgtccccttcttcaagacaggcgacccgactgtactaatcttctgcgatccacttttaaagaaataatttttctgTCAAAATTGCCAGAAATTTCCCTTGGTCAATTAACGAAAATCCTACAAATATCACACTGACAgatacggaacgccgtttgtgcagagtcatagagacatagacccctggttcctccactatggctattttccctctcagaaaagaaGTACCCTCTTTCAGCGGGGAatactatttaaaaaacgacGGTTTTAGGTCATTAAGTGGCTCATCTCTTCAACATGGTCGCAGACTACTCGTCGATCCTTAGCGACGAATCGCACCGTCATTTTTTCTACTGAGGAAAGTCGATTCTTATCGACTAgtctataagagtcgacttgtccattagagtgtgcctttttgaTAGCTAGTTTGTAATGATTATTGTAGGCCTATTAAATCGTTTGAATC
This genomic stretch from Daphnia magna isolate NIES linkage group LG10, ASM2063170v1.1, whole genome shotgun sequence harbors:
- the LOC116915443 gene encoding uncharacterized protein LOC116915443 isoform X1 — protein: MREFLFFALLILFFSSYSDARRSGGSGKIRYPTRIRYTPTITSYYRNRVFKCYSCDDAHLCAINPTVYAKAVLCPKGHLCSVIRREIPGVKNCMNALLMIKSSGIKTAGQSSTSTSSTSQVSIWRGCKSPVSEEMTHNLNGYMIHKHFCAKDLCNHGDGLLRCYECNGVGINDKCMVDPSAVAKQVICAPNETCYVKRSTIDENSVVPSNGGQWVSRGCIVSDVVGLMKYRSNDSVNVFCRIGDLCNRMDALKITVDSTSELRSSLTSLGLTFLLTLLL
- the LOC116915443 gene encoding uncharacterized protein LOC116915443 isoform X2; protein product: MREFLFFALLILFFSSYSDARRSGGSGKIRYPTRIRYTPTITSYYRNRVFKCYSCDDAHLCAINPTVYAKAVLCPKGHLCSVIRREIPVVNFMKSDAVKSSGIKTAGQSSTSTSSTSQVSIWRGCKSPVSEEMTHNLNGYMIHKHFCAKDLCNHGDGLLRCYECNGVGINDKCMVDPSAVAKQVICAPNETCYVKRSTIDENSVVPSNGGQWVSRGCIVSDVVGLMKYRSNDSVNVFCRIGDLCNRMDALKITVDSTSELRSSLTSLGLTFLLTLLL
- the LOC116915443 gene encoding uncharacterized protein LOC116915443 isoform X3; the protein is MREFLFFALLILFFSSYSDARRSGGSGKIRYPTRIRYTPTITSYYRNRVFKCYSCDDAHLCAINPTVYAKAVLCPKGHLCSVIRREIPVKSSGIKTAGQSSTSTSSTSQVSIWRGCKSPVSEEMTHNLNGYMIHKHFCAKDLCNHGDGLLRCYECNGVGINDKCMVDPSAVAKQVICAPNETCYVKRSTIDENSVVPSNGGQWVSRGCIVSDVVGLMKYRSNDSVNVFCRIGDLCNRMDALKITVDSTSELRSSLTSLGLTFLLTLLL